The DNA region GCCAAAGACACTGATAAGTTTGTGATGACCGCCGTCTTATCATCATCATCATGCGCACTTGCAAACATTATGATTCTTTTTCCTTCACTGGTATTAAAATGACTCAAAATAGATCGCAAAATCTTATAAGACTCAGATATATATGATTCAGGCTCATTAACAGTGATTATATGTTCTCTTTTCATCAGCGCCCCACCTCCATTTTATAGCCAGGTATCTCGGACAATACGGGTAATCCTAAAAGTTCTTCAATTTCTCTTGCATCTTGCAAACGTTTTTTAGAGGAAAATAATCTAATAATTATAAAAACCATACCAAACAATATTCCTAAGAAACCACCCACAACTATATACATGACATCTGAAGGACCAACTGGATATTCCGGTACAAGTGCTTCATCGATTATCTGAATATTCTCAAGTCCAACAATACCTGTAATTGCTATAGAGAGTTGTTCTGAAAAAGTATTTGCCACCTCAGCTGCAATCTCCGGATCAGGATCCGTATAACCAATGACGAACAAACGCGTCGTACCAACATTCTCAATCATCATGTTACTTCTTAAAACATCAATAGGTAAATCTAATCTAGTGGCTTCTATGACATTCTCAGCTACCCGTCTGGTTCTTAATATCTCTTTATAATCATTTATTAACTGTTGTGATACTTCAAAATCTTGCATTGTCATTCTTGTATTTTCATCTTCTGCCGGTTCATCCCCTATAAAAAGGGTTGTATGTGCTTCATATACAGGAACTGTAAAACTCATTACAAATAAATAAGACAACAATGCCCCTGCTAGAGCAAAAGCCAATAATTGCCACCATCTTTTGACACATGTATTCAGAAATTCCATAAAACTAATCTCTAAGTGATTTTTCATAAATGTCTCCTTTTATAACCATTGTTATACTTCATTGTACCCCATACCTTTAGTATCTCTATTGTTATTTGCTTAAAGAGGCACTACCTCATTTCTTTTCTTGTATCATAGCATACCCGGTTGAACCTAACAAGTTATAGGTTTAGATTATTGTTTTAATCATGCATTCTCAAAATCAATCGCTTCTTCATAACTAATTTCACTAAGGTAACCATCCTCAATTTTCAAGATTCGATCACAGATTTTTAGAGCCGATAAACGATGTGTGATGATGATACACGTGGGTGATTCTTCAAGTGATTGTATTGTTTTCAATACTTCTACTTCCGTTTTTGAGTCAAGTGCTGACGTTGCTTCGTCCAATATTAAGATAGGTGCTTTATGAAGCAGAGCTCTAGCAATAGCTATGCGTTGGGTTTGTCCTTCTGATAACCCGATACCTCTTTCTCCAATATGTGTATTGATACCATTCTCAGCTTCCAAAATAAATTCCCAAGCACTGGCAGCTTTTGTTGCAATCTTCAGTTCTTCTTCCGTTGCATTCTCTTTACCAAGTCTCAGGTTATCTGCTATGGTACCCGAGAAAATATTATTGCCTTGAGGTACGTAAGAAATAAAGCCTCTAGACTTGGTGCTTACCTCATATTCCTTTTCTCGATCTACAATACGTATATCGCCTTTTACCGGGTTTAGTAGTGACATTAACAAATGAATAAATGTTGTTTTTCCCTCTCCTGAAGAACCAATCAAAGCTACAGTTTCACCTGGTTTTATTTCTGTCGTTATGTTTTTTAGAACATAATTGTCTTTATTATAATAAAAGTCCACTTGATCATATTTAATACCTGCCGAAGTCATATCTAGAGAAAAGTCCGCCTCAAATTCACTCTCAAGCCCTTCTATTTCTCTAATTCTTTCAACAGAAGCCAATGCATACACAATCATAGGTATGGAGGCTGCCACAGTAATCAATGGTCCTTGTATATTTCCTATAAGCTGTATAAGCGCCATTAAAGTCCCAAAAGTCGTCGTACCTTCTGCTATCTTCACAGAACCCCATAAGAAAACAAGAAAGAAACCCATCCAGGAGCTCATGGTGACAAGAGAAGTAGATATAACGGTCAGCTTGGTTCTTGAGGCCACTAGATCCACCTTTTCTTGTTGCATGGCTTTGGCTTTGCCGAAGTTCATCTTTTCCAGACAAAATGTCTTAACGACCAACATATTTTGTATCGACTCATTGATAAAAGATCTATACCTAGACTCGACAAGTTGACTTTCCATATATAGTTTTTTTAGACGTTTGGAAAAGACGCGAATAAATAATGCAGCAAGGGGTATGACCGTAATTATTACTATGGCCAATTTGGGATCAATGTAAAATATGGAAATAAATGAACCAAAGACCAGAATACTAAGGGTTATAATATTTGGTATTGTGGAAATAATGACATCTGTGATTTCTTCCACATCACTGGTCATTCTTGTTAGATAATCCCCACTATGATATTTCAAAAATTGCATCCATTTTGTTTTAATGATTTTTGCATAGAGCTTATTTTGTATATTGTTCGAGATTTTTATCTCACCTTTTTCGAGCAATATCGTATGAATGGCGCGTACAGCAATATCAAACAGTATAATACCACCAAGTAAAAGTAAATATTGATTCATCCGTTCAATGTCCGCCGCTGTGGCTGAATCAACTAACCATTTAGTAACCAGGGCTCTGAAAATGCCTAGCACTGCTGAAATGGCACCAAAAAAAATAATTGCAAAAACAAAAGAACTGAAGCCCTTCATCGTAAAAAGCAACCATTTTATATTGATAAATATGTCTTTTGTCTTCTTTTTGTCTATCTTATTGCCGATTTTTTTGTCCATTTTTCCGCCTTTATCCAATGCCTTTATTTGTCAACTCAGACATGATTCTCTTTAATTGTTCTTCAACAGTAAAACCATGCTTTGGTCTTGAAACTCTATAAAATGATGTATTCTTAACTATGAGTAATAATGCCCGATAATAGTCGTTGGTAAAACCAATGGTATCGTATAATGCACCACAGTATATATTTTTCTCGATATATTTGATTTTCTCAATCCCACGAAGTTCTTCTAACAAGACCTCTTTAGAATCGCCTATTCGTATCTCTACAATTGCAGCAAGCGGCATTTTTTCTCCAATATACTGTTCCTCTAATTTTACAATATACTTATTTTCCTCCATACTCGCTAATTTCAAAGTCTTTAGATCATACCCCATCTTCAAAGCTGTATCCGTACATAGTCTTTGTTGTGGAAAAGCCGGATGAACAAGGGCTTGCTGGTTTTGATTCATGGATACCGCCGCTATATCATCGGCGAGAAAACCATAACCGTTTTTTCGAAATGCTGAACTTAAGCTGGTCTTTCCCGCGCCACAATCACCGGTAATAATTATAGCGCTCTGACCCACACTAACCACACTTCCATGAATGGCAACTCTATTTCTCTGAATAAGCAATACACCCATCGCCGTACCCAAAAGATAAACGATAACCCGGTCCATTTCTGCTTCTGGGTAAGGTTCAACAATAATCTCTCGACCCTTTCTTATATAGTATTTAGCAACACTATCTATATCGAAGGCAAACTCAGTTCTTGATAATTGATACTGGTCGCTTTGCTCAAGTACCTCATTTATACACTTTGGCACAGTACCTAATAAAACGCGAACATCTTGTTCGCCATCACTTGTATCAAGCTCAGTGATTTCAAAATCCGAATATAGATTCAAACCAAAAACCTTGTAACGATTTATCTGTTTTTCCATCATCTCTTGACCTCATCTTCTACGTCAATCTACTCAGATTTTGTGTTTTCCATGCAGATTAATCCTCTTTCATACAAATCCGACAAGAAGTTATATACTTCTTCTATGCAGTCTTCTTTGTCCACCTCATACTGCGTTAATAAGTACGCAACAATGGATGCCATCGTCTGAGGTTCATCCAATAATTTCCATATTCTTGTTCCAACTGTATTCATACCGTAGTGTATGCCTTTTTCTGTATCGTTCATCGCCAACTCTCCATCAAAGTCTATGACAATCAACTCTTTTTTTCGTATAACGGCTTCTTTATTAAACTCATCCTGACCCATCTGTTTACCACCTTTCAATAACTTCAGTAAACTTCAAATTGCTTCAAATCGTTATGTAGATTTTACACAAGAAAAGCGTTCTAACGAACGCGTTAAAAAGCTGACTCTTTACGTGAGTTGGCTTTTTTAACATTCTTCTTCATTTTATATTGTTTTATTGATGATTTTTTGTTATAACATTATTGGTGATGTTATGAACAGTAAATCTTTTAAGATAAAAGATATTTTTTCAGACCGTTGGGATGATTTTGTTGCTCTAGGTTATCCTCTACGTCCCGCTATTTTACATAATGTCAGAAAAATCATTAATTGTGGTGATCCTTCCATGGGTCATGCTCTTTATTTTTGTGACCATTGCGGCAAAATAAAGCATGTTCCATTTACTTGTAAAAGTCGTTTTTGTAATTCTTGTGGTGCCAAATACATTCAAGACAGAGCTGCTTCTATATCTTCCAAACTTATTCAGTGTGAACATCGTCATATTGTTTTTACCATCCCTAAAGAACTTCGCCCTTTTTTTCGCAAGGATCGTTCCTTACTTCATCTTCTTTTTCATGCT from Petrocella atlantisensis includes:
- a CDS encoding PqqD family peptide modification chaperone, with amino-acid sequence MGQDEFNKEAVIRKKELIVIDFDGELAMNDTEKGIHYGMNTVGTRIWKLLDEPQTMASIVAYLLTQYEVDKEDCIEEVYNFLSDLYERGLICMENTKSE
- a CDS encoding ABC transporter ATP-binding protein; the protein is MDKKIGNKIDKKKTKDIFINIKWLLFTMKGFSSFVFAIIFFGAISAVLGIFRALVTKWLVDSATAADIERMNQYLLLLGGIILFDIAVRAIHTILLEKGEIKISNNIQNKLYAKIIKTKWMQFLKYHSGDYLTRMTSDVEEITDVIISTIPNIITLSILVFGSFISIFYIDPKLAIVIITVIPLAALFIRVFSKRLKKLYMESQLVESRYRSFINESIQNMLVVKTFCLEKMNFGKAKAMQQEKVDLVASRTKLTVISTSLVTMSSWMGFFLVFLWGSVKIAEGTTTFGTLMALIQLIGNIQGPLITVAASIPMIVYALASVERIREIEGLESEFEADFSLDMTSAGIKYDQVDFYYNKDNYVLKNITTEIKPGETVALIGSSGEGKTTFIHLLMSLLNPVKGDIRIVDREKEYEVSTKSRGFISYVPQGNNIFSGTIADNLRLGKENATEEELKIATKAASAWEFILEAENGINTHIGERGIGLSEGQTQRIAIARALLHKAPILILDEATSALDSKTEVEVLKTIQSLEESPTCIIITHRLSALKICDRILKIEDGYLSEISYEEAIDFENA
- a CDS encoding phosphoenolpyruvate carboxykinase (ATP) — encoded protein: MMEKQINRYKVFGLNLYSDFEITELDTSDGEQDVRVLLGTVPKCINEVLEQSDQYQLSRTEFAFDIDSVAKYYIRKGREIIVEPYPEAEMDRVIVYLLGTAMGVLLIQRNRVAIHGSVVSVGQSAIIITGDCGAGKTSLSSAFRKNGYGFLADDIAAVSMNQNQQALVHPAFPQQRLCTDTALKMGYDLKTLKLASMEENKYIVKLEEQYIGEKMPLAAIVEIRIGDSKEVLLEELRGIEKIKYIEKNIYCGALYDTIGFTNDYYRALLLIVKNTSFYRVSRPKHGFTVEEQLKRIMSELTNKGIG
- a CDS encoding YveK family protein, with product MKNHLEISFMEFLNTCVKRWWQLLAFALAGALLSYLFVMSFTVPVYEAHTTLFIGDEPAEDENTRMTMQDFEVSQQLINDYKEILRTRRVAENVIEATRLDLPIDVLRSNMMIENVGTTRLFVIGYTDPDPEIAAEVANTFSEQLSIAITGIVGLENIQIIDEALVPEYPVGPSDVMYIVVGGFLGILFGMVFIIIRLFSSKKRLQDAREIEELLGLPVLSEIPGYKMEVGR